The Setaria viridis chromosome 9, Setaria_viridis_v4.0, whole genome shotgun sequence sequence GACGGACAGCTCATCTGCAACTCTGATCGGAAAGAATCCGCGGTGCTCTGCGCCTCTGCTCGTAGCAACACGATCGGCGATCTGGGGTCCCTTTTGAATCTCATGCTAATAAACAAGGAGCggcagaggcagcagcagcagccgggtAAAGTTTTTAAGCTGATGCTGCGGATCGCAAGTAAACTAATGCCACACCCACCGGCCAACGTGATGTGTCCAAGCATGATGTGATAACTGCTCTCTGGAAAtggaaaaaattatatatcatCATCGTCGAACCGCATCGCATTTCATTGCTGAAGATTGTTGTGCGGTTGCTGATTCCTTTTTCCCCCTCCCTATCTTCTGAAGAAACTGAATCTGAAAGGATGGATGCTGAAGATATGTGTGCTTTGTTACTTGTGTGGTGCAGCGAACAGCTTGTGCCTGAAATTTGCCAGGCATCTCGAGTAGCCTGGATGAGCAGTATCGGCAAGCTCGCTATTCACGGTCACGGCACATGACAGAAAGCTATGACTGGATGATCTGAGATGACTGCAGCACCGAATGCTCATTCCGCACAGCTTGAGTAGAGTGACGGTAGGATGGGCAATGCTGATCGGAACATATCGAGAGTTGCTGCAGCATCGAGTACTATGCCATGTTCTTCTTGGCATGTCACTCAGGTCCATGCTGTTCTGATGAACATAGGGTTCAGCCATTTAGGGTTCTCCGTTACCATTCAAATCGGCATCTCTGCAGGAAGCAACCGTGCTGCACTACTGCATGGCAAGCGAGCACCGGCTCCATCGACGGATCGCAATATTATTTGCAGGAAAGACTGGAGGAGGGCACAGCCCAGCCGGGACATTATGAGCTGTGCTTAGTGTTTTCTAACAGGAGATTGTTTAGGTTTAAGCGATGGGGGCAGTTTAAACAAATGCGTGGCGCTAAGAATCCCAATGCCCTTGACTGACAGCAATCCCTGCCCGAAAGAGCCGACCGGGCGCAATAAAAGATGTGggaagaaacaaaaacaaacgAGCGCGCCTTGGCCTATCTCCCGCTCTTTCCTGCTGCTGCCTTGTAAACTAAGCCCCTCATGCATGTGGACTCGGCAACAGTGGCGGCTTAGTTTTTGCGCTGGGTTTTGGAATGGCTTTTTTTTCCGCTGAGTGCCCCGACCTCGTCGACCTGACTGGTTCAAACATCTTCAAGGATGCAAACTTTCTTGGTTATCTTCACTTCTTCAGCAGGAGCTGGTTTGCCAATCTTCACCGCCTTGCTTTCTTCGTCATCTCTCGACTGACCTGTCGAATGCCTTTTGCGAAGTTCAGATTTGCAATGTTCAGAAATTAGCAAGATTTGACAGCACGCGCGAGTGATAGGATCAGCGAAGTTTGTTGTTCAACCTTTTTCACTACTCTGCAATCAACTGTTTTTGATGGCtttctgatttttttccccCTGGTATTTGCCAGATAAAGTCTGTCTATTGTGCACTGAGCACTGTCGAATTCTTCAGGGTAGGATACAAAAATGTCTCCAACGGCTACAGTGCCAAACTGGCCAGCAATTGGTCACAATTTGAGGGGCCTGTTGAGCATAACGCAAGTGGCCGCCTGATGAGCGATCAGTTCACCGCCACCACTAATCCAGTGATCCTCGTCAGTGAAAATGCGATCACGTGAATAATCCCGGAACATGATTTTACGGTCGACTCATTTTTTACCTGGCACCTGAAAAGGGACAGGTAACCAGATCTACCGCCTCCCCCCGGCAAAcaaagggaggggaggagagaaaaGGGCAGAGAGATCTACCGCTCCACGGCTCTCTCTACCACCCAACGCAACGCAAGCGGCGGCTGCGTCGACTGACTCGGGCGAACACAAGTACACCTCACACCCACCCCTCGCACCCCACCACCCAGCTCGCCGCGCCTCCACCTCTCCGCTCCGCAGGCGCTGCTCGCTCCCCCACCCCCTTCTCCTCCcgttcctcctccatctcctcttcctcctccctcctccttctcctccttcccacCCAACGCCGCGACGTCGGGGGGAGCCAGCCCGCGCGCGATgtcggaggaggacgaggaccaGCCGCCGCCCAAGCGGCCCAGCGCGTCGCCGCCCGCGGACCAGGTGCTCGGCAACGTGCTCGAGACGGTGCTCCAGTTCCTCGACGCGCCGCGGGACCGGAGCGCTGCGTCCCTCGTCTGCCGCTCCTGGCACCGCGCCGAGTCCGCCACCCGCgaggccgtcgccgtccgcAACCTCCTGGCCGCCTCGGCGGCCCGCACCGCACGGCGCTTCCCCAACGCGCGGACCCTCCTACTCAAGGGCCGCCCGCGCTTCGCCGACTTCAACCTACTCCCGCACGGCTGGGACGCCTCCGCCTTCCGCCCCTGGGcagccgccatcgccgccggcgccttccCCGCGCTCGCCTCGCTCTACCTCAAGCGCATCCCCGTCACCGACGCCGACCTCGACCTCCTCTCCCGCTCCCTCCCCGCCTCATTTCGCGACCTCTCCCTGCACCTCTGCGACGGCTTCTCCTCACGCGGGCTCGCCTCCATCGCCTCCCATTGCAGGTATctacccctcctcctcctactcctcctctgcgccattCCGATGCGTTGTTCTCCTATTACAACTTGACTTGATGGGACGTTTTCCCTGCAGGGCGCTGCGAGTGCTCGACGTGGTGGAGTGCGACATGGCCGAGGAGCAGGAGGTCGTGGACTGGGTGGCGGCGTTCCGGCCGGAGCCCACCAACCTCGAGTCGCTCTCATTCGAGTGCTACGAGCAGCCCGTGTCCTTCGCCGCGCTCGAGGCGCTCGTGGCGCGGTCCCCGCGCCTCACCCGCCTGGGGGTCAACCAGCACATCTCCCTCGGCCAGCTGCGCCGCCTCATGGCGCACGCGCCGCGCTTGTCGCACCTCGGCACCGGCTCCTTCcggccggcggacggcggcgaggagggggtCGGATTCGGGGAGGTTCTCGCTGCATTCGACTCCGCTGGGCGAGCGCGCACGCTCGTTTCTCTGTCCGGCTTCCGTGAACTCGCGCAGGAGTACCTGCCGACCATCACCGTGGTGTGCTCCAACTTGAAGAGCCTTGACTTAAGCTACACCCCGGTCACCCCAAATCAAATTCTGATGTTCATCGGGCAATGCTACAACCTTGAAACGCTATGGGTACTAACCTCACCTTGGCTTGGTTTGCCACTTTACCTGTCTGTTTACTGCTGTTTTGCTGATGACAACCTCTTTGCTAGGTGCTTGACTCGGTGCGCGACGAAGGGCTTGGGAACGTGGCAATTTCTTGCAAGAAGCTCAAGTGTCTTCGCGTGCTCCCATTGAATGCGCATGAGGACGCCGACGAGTTGGTATCAGAGGTTGGCCTTACTGCCATCTCGCAGGGCTGCCCTGAGCTACGCTCGATATTGTATTTTTGCCAGACAATGACCAATGCTGCCGTTATTGCCATGTCACGGAACTGCCCGGAGCTCAAGGTATTCCGGTTGTGTATAATGGGACGGCACCAGCCTGACCATGCGACTGGGGAGCCTATGGATGAAGGGTTCGGTGCCATTGTTCAGAATTGCAGCAAGCTCACCAGGCTATCCACATCAGGGCACCTTACTGACCGGGCATTTGAGTACATTGGCAGGTATGGCAAGTCCTTGCGGACGCTCTCAGTGGCGTTTGCTGGAAATAGTGATGTGGCGCTGCAATACATTCTCCAGGGTTGTTCAAAGCTAGAGAAGCTTGAGATAAGAGACTGCCCATTCGGTGATGCCGGTCTCCTCTCGGGGATGCACCATTTCTACAACATGCGGTTCGTCTGGATGTCGGGCTGCAACCTGACACTGCAAGGGTGCAAGGAggtggctcgggggctaccacgAATGGTGGTGGAGTTGATCAATGGCCAGCCTGAGAATGAAAGGACCGAAAAGGTGGACATCTTATACATGTATCGATCACTGGACGGGCCAAGGGAAGATGTACCATCATTTGTGAAAATCCTGTGAAGCTTCTGCTGTGGAGGCATCGTATGAGTGGCTGCCTGGGAGTATCATACTTCTGCACTTGCTGAGCGTGGATCTAATGCAATCTGTGTAAGTTGTTGGTTCTGCAGATATGTTACATTTTTCTCATTCAATTTCTAGAGAAGGATTACCAAGCACTTTTAGCTGAGGGTGGGGTGTTCAATTGATGTTGTGCTTGTAGGAGTTCATCAGCGAAATGTAAAGTTTTTCTACAGCAAGACCACAAGCGCAGGCTTCTTCGAGGGGGTGTCATGGCCGCCTCAGTTTTGTTTGCTGCTCTGGGAGGCTCCAGTTTGAGGATCATGTTTCTATGCCGGCGCAACCACCATTTTTCGATGTGAAGCTTGTTATCAGATTAAATTCATTAGAACTTTTCCCTTCTGTTGTTATTGTCAGTTGCATATTTTCCGTTTCCATTTTCTCgtttctgaagtctgaactatGAGCAAAGCCTCCTGGACTGGGCTATGTTGTTAAATTCCAATGCTCCTTGTCTCAAGTTTTGTGATCTCTGTTGATTGTTTGAAAAGTCCCTGCGCCTGTCTTTTCGATATCTCATCTGAATCCAGAGCTTTGGCTGTTGCTATCATTACCGGAGGACCTACAGTCACAACCTGAAAGCTCTTATCCAAGGGTTCCCCTCCCTCCTTACTGAAAGGTCAGCAAAGGGTCATGCTTATTAGGCCCTGGTCCATCAAGTGATGATTGCCTGGCGTCCATTTGTCTTGACAGCCCTAGTTCCTCGCCGACGTGTTCGCCGTCCACAGTCAGGCCGGCGACAGCGACGGCCGGGGTCTACTAATAAGCCTTCCATCAACTCCTGCAGCTTAGCGATTATATGACGATGATGAGTTGATGATTAGGTTTTCTTTTGCCCCAATGCAAGTGTCATGCTGATGCTATGGTCGTAGTAGCTGCCACCACggcctctctctttctttcccaGCTTCCTTTGGCTGCCTCTGATGGCCCTGCCGGCCACAGTTTCGGCGAAAGAAAAGCCTGGATGGCGACCAGTCCTGCAAGGAAGCCCGGGTGGATCCGGACGAGAAGAGGGAAAAGACGACGGCGAGATGGCAAATGATGGGGGAGTGATGACCGGTCGATGGCGATGGAGGTCGATCGATCCGTCGTTTGACTGGATGGCTCCCCACGAGTCACTCACTGAGTGACCTGGTGAGTGAAATGGGGTAGTAGATGCCAAGCGAGCGTGAGGAGTAGAGATTCAGAGAGGACAGTGAAATCTTGAGCTGGTGAAAGGGCTTCCCCCAGCAAACTCATTGGCTCCCTTGACCATCTCGCTGTCGCCAACAGTTGGTCTTGTACTCTTGTTTTGCTCGTCGTCGATGATTGAAGGCGCGCTCTGGGAATTATGAACTAGCTCGACAACATGTGCAATGAATAATAGGGAAGAAATCTATCCAAGCTTTAGTTTTTACCACCATCACGAGAGGTAATTGTGCCTTGTTGTTGCTGGTAATATCGAAAGCAGGTCTGAATGAACTGCTGAAAGGTGGATTACTGAAAGCTGCGGCCACCGATCGCCCCAGCAAATGTCCGAACGCCAGTGATGGCGATCTCCCGGAAACAGGAGATCTCCATCGATTCTGATCGTCCGAGACCGGACTGAGTTATCGCATGATGGCGCCTCGAGGCCTAGCGGTTGGGATCCGTCGCTGTTTTCTCGCCATCTTGAGGCATCATGTCAAATAATTGGCTGCTGTTCCAACTCGGCCTCAGGGAGAAAGATCGGGAAATCCGGCAGATCTAGTGGACCTCATGCTTCAACTGCATGCAAAGCGGCCGTGGAAAAGAGATGTGCGTTGTGCAAGGCTTTGGTTGTTCGAGATGCAGCAGTCAGCAGGGGGTGATGAGGGAGACTGTGATGGATTCACCCCCGCGGAAAGTTGCAACTGCTATGAGCCCTGTGGAACAGCACTTGGTATGTGCAAGCTTTACTACTCTACATTAGCTCAAGGGCCACTGCTACTGCATGGTGATTTCCTTCGGAAGAATGTAAGaccgccttttttttttattcagTTCAGTCTTGTGTACGCAGTATGCTTCAACAGTTCAGGTTCAGAAACAGGCAGGTGAGAGCTATACTACTTAACAGTGGGGGGTTTTATGATTGCTGTGCCTTTTCCTCTCCTCATTACGTTCTAAACCACGCCTTTCCCGGGCTCATTATGTTGGGTAAAAAGGATGGAAATGATGGCAGAAAGGTGATTCACCGTGGTGCTAGCTGCTCACCTATTTTAACCTCTTCACCGGGCTCCAAAACTAGCAAAAAGGTGAGGTAACTCCTTTTCACCGGCCATCAGCAGCACGGGGACATGGATCATCTGGTGTGGCCACTCGATTATCTCTTCTGAAAGTTAGGCGCCCattcaggcaggcaggcaggcatgtGTTACCAAATCCGCAGAGGCGTTAGCGGGTTTTTAATTACTCAGATCTTGTCAGACATCATGGCTCAACCGAACTGCATATGAAGGAAGCAAAGCGTGGCCAGTTATCTCGCTTTTTTGCGCCTCATGATTATGGGACGATCAAGCGCGAGCTTAACTCCTAACTGCTTCCTGCAGCGTGGGCCCGTGGCGAGTAGGTCTTGCAATCATGTGAATATGCGAACAGTGAAGAGATTGGATTTCTAGGGTTACTTTATAGAGTGTCAACaccttagattttttttttgtggtttttttttttttggggggggggggggggggggggtcatgTCACCTTTTCTCACCCTTTGTTGATTGAGGTAGCAGGGCCATGTTCCTAAATATCCAAGATAACACATGACCAGCGTGTCCACATGCATCTGAAGAGCCCTAGAAAGAAGAGTAGTGCTCCACTAAATCCCTACTAGACACTTCAGCAGCTCATCTCATGGGCTTCTCTGCATGAGCCTGATGCTTGGTACCGGGAGAGAATCATTCGCCTGCTGCAAGCAAATGCCAAAGTTCTCGGTGAAATGAAATGCACCGCGAGCGCGCATCTTTTTTCGAAAAACACCAGCAGATCAGTGCAGAGGATATATTGCCTTTGCTTtataggaaaaaggaaaagcaaAGCGGCTTTGTGTTTGTGGAAGCTGGATTGCAAGAACATATTCTGTAATCTGAACCGCGAGCCAGATTAGTCAACGGCTTCTGCTACGTGCAATGTCTCTGGTTGAAGTGATTGATTATATTGAACCTAGCCGTGAGGAATCAGGTTTTGAACCTAACGCACCTCATCACGTTGACAAAATGAAATGTTCCCATctcgatttctttttttttaagaaaaaaaataacgtGCCTATTTGAAATCTACTAGATTGCTCGTCAGCAGACACAATATTTCAGAATTGAATTCTTCTCTGAAATCTTTGCTGATATTCTCATCCATCAACAAATGCCACAAAGATGACCAACCATTTAATCTGAGTGTGACGAGttgatgccaaaaaaaaaactgaggaGAATTTCAAAAGTTTTGGGGGCCTCAATCGGGCACTTTTTGTTCTGTTCATCAACTAACTCCTGTTTCTCACTTTTAACCATTTCAGAGAGTATTACCAGTGCACTGCTCCCCGGGACATGAACATGCCGATCCACAAGTTGCTGCTCCCATCCAGCGGCCAATCGCCGGAGAGGACAACTCAACCCGGGGCGGGGCATCATCTCCGGATCTGGACCGCCCCGACCAATCCAGTTCCGTTTCTCCCCGACGAACGTGCACGGCACAGCCGAGAGCCCGAGAGCCGAGCCAGAGCCAGAGCCATCGCTGCTCGCCAGGTGAGGCCTGGTCCGGTGGCGCCGTGCTCTCGCGCTCGGGGCTCGCGGCTCGCCATGTGATCTTCCTCAGAGCAGAGGCCAGCCAGTTGCAGGTGAGTACGAGCACATGATTGAGGAGGGCTCCTCCCCGGCGGCTCAGAGAGATTTGTAAAGGCATCGCAGGCATCAATGTTGGCAGCGAGAGCGCGGGCAGATCTACAGCGCGGCACGGCAGGGGGGGTGCGCGCGCAGGTGACAGCCACTACACGAGCAGGCACAAGGGGTTGAGGAGAAGCAAACAAGGGTCTAGTTAGATTGCAGCACGCCAGGACAAGCCTGAATCGATTCTTTGATCCCCATCTCTAAGCCTctgtctcctttttttttctccatttcaAATGCTGGCCTGCTGGTTGTTTTGTATTGTCTATCTTTGCAGCACAAGCCTGATTGCCAGCCAAGCAGTTGATCATATGGCAAATATTGTATTTTACTTACTCAGTGTTATGCATGCTGATGATGCCATGGGTTACTTGAAGCAAAGCAAGCCAGGCTGCTGTTAAAACATTTTCTGCTCCAAAAAATCCAAAGTGAAAAAAGGGGAATCTTGCTCATCATTTCGAACCCCAAGAACCATGGACTTGTTGGGAGGCGAACCGCATCAAACTGACCAGTGATAAGAGAGGTAAAGAGGAAAGGCTGCCTTACCTTGCAGAGGCCAAAGTTGCAAGTTGCAGATGCATTTTACCTTTCATCCCTATGCACCAATTCTGAACTAGCAGTACCAATGCAAGTGAAAACTTTTTTTCTCGCAGCTATCAGCTTTTACTTCCTCATACTCCACAGACCACAACCTTGTATGATGCATGTAATCTTTTGAGCTTATAAGCTTCAATACTGAAGCACATCGATCAGGTCCTTGACCGACAACTCCTTAGTTCTGAAGAGAGCATTCTGATGTTGGCTGTGGCACTGTGAGACGGTCAAAGGCGTGCCATTCAAACCCTTGGTGGGGGCCAGCCCCTCTTTGCAAAGGCAAGGCACTGTACTGCCATGATCTCCAGTTATTATCATTGTTCAGTCTGTGCTGGGGCCAATGCCACTGCCAATGCACATCTAATCCAAGGTGATGGATCCATTCCAACCAGAACCAGCTTCCACAGCCTCCTCTTCAAGGTGACGGGCGGATCCATCCAACCGGTTTTCTGTGGTCGTGGAAAGGCTCGAGTGCTGATCACAAAAGGGCACAAGTGAATGCTGCACAGTGTAATGAA is a genomic window containing:
- the LOC117840552 gene encoding transport inhibitor response 1-like protein — its product is MSEEDEDQPPPKRPSASPPADQVLGNVLETVLQFLDAPRDRSAASLVCRSWHRAESATREAVAVRNLLAASAARTARRFPNARTLLLKGRPRFADFNLLPHGWDASAFRPWAAAIAAGAFPALASLYLKRIPVTDADLDLLSRSLPASFRDLSLHLCDGFSSRGLASIASHCRALRVLDVVECDMAEEQEVVDWVAAFRPEPTNLESLSFECYEQPVSFAALEALVARSPRLTRLGVNQHISLGQLRRLMAHAPRLSHLGTGSFRPADGGEEGVGFGEVLAAFDSAGRARTLVSLSGFRELAQEYLPTITVVCSNLKSLDLSYTPVTPNQILMFIGQCYNLETLWVLDSVRDEGLGNVAISCKKLKCLRVLPLNAHEDADELVSEVGLTAISQGCPELRSILYFCQTMTNAAVIAMSRNCPELKVFRLCIMGRHQPDHATGEPMDEGFGAIVQNCSKLTRLSTSGHLTDRAFEYIGRYGKSLRTLSVAFAGNSDVALQYILQGCSKLEKLEIRDCPFGDAGLLSGMHHFYNMRFVWMSGCNLTLQGCKEVARGLPRMVVELINGQPENERTEKVDILYMYRSLDGPREDVPSFVKIL